The nucleotide window GAGCGGAGGCCCCTAGGGGGCTTCGCGCCACCTTTCTGGAGGGGGGCAGGACCCGGCAGGAGTCGGTTTCCCGCCTTTTGGAGGCGGCAAGCCTCCCCTTGGTCCTGGTGCACGACGTGGCCCGGCCCTTCGTGAGCCGGGGGCTTATAGGGCGGGTCCTCGAGGCCACCCGCACCACGGGGGCCGCGGTGCCGGTTCTGCCCCTTCCCGACACCCTCATCCGGCCAGAGGGGGAGGCCTACGGGGAGGTGGTGCCCCGGGAGGCCCTGCGCCTGGTCCAGACCCCCCAGGGCTTCTTCACCGCCCTTTTGCGGGAGGCCCATGCCTACGCCAGGAGGCGGGGGCTTTCCGCCACCGACGACGCCCAGCTGGTGAGGGCCCTGGGGTATCCCGTGGCCCTGGTGGCGGGGGAGAGGACGGCTTTCAAGATCACCTATCCGGAGGACCTTCCCGTGGCGGAGGCCTTGGCGCGGGTATGGAACGCCTAGCGGTGGCCAAGGTGAACCTGGGCCTTTCCCTCCTCGGCAAGAGGCCGGATGGCTATCACGAGCTTCATACCCTTTTTGCCGCTCTTTCCTTCGGGGATAGGCTCTTTTTGGAACCCATCCCCGAGGGGATTGAGTTCCGCGGGCGCTACGGGCGGAGGAACCTGGCCTACCGGGCGGCGGCGGCGTACCTGGAGGCGGCAGGCTGGCCCGGGGGGGTGCGCATCGTATTGGAAAAGGCCCTACCCGAAGGGGCAGGCCTGGGCGGGGGAAGCTCGGACGCCGCCCAGGTGCTTTTGGGCTTGAAGG belongs to Thermus albus and includes:
- the ispD gene encoding 2-C-methyl-D-erythritol 4-phosphate cytidylyltransferase, producing the protein MYSVLIPAAGNGERLGLGPKAFLRVGGRTLLEWALGAFQQAAEVLVALPPGAEAPRGLRATFLEGGRTRQESVSRLLEAASLPLVLVHDVARPFVSRGLIGRVLEATRTTGAAVPVLPLPDTLIRPEGEAYGEVVPREALRLVQTPQGFFTALLREAHAYARRRGLSATDDAQLVRALGYPVALVAGERTAFKITYPEDLPVAEALARVWNA